In Epinephelus lanceolatus isolate andai-2023 chromosome 13, ASM4190304v1, whole genome shotgun sequence, the following are encoded in one genomic region:
- the LOC117270425 gene encoding uncharacterized protein LOC117270425, which yields MIGRGLFVLTVLSNCVLSLPVTSSQLENEDVQVMKCIVEALADVLSRPHPMPVSQECLVTLKTDDRLVSILRHHNFLKELQEIAVQGGQERAQLQRDAGAPESTTQTPQTADVADRSMLEALGGPGERSILSQKRRTGNGDREEEKHVSLGDRESQEDSDIVEEVQVKREDDEGPGSHISEAADEWSEGRAEKREEEEEEYGQKRANSGEENMIKDKKGAGSEPRHKSKAKKFDKEDEGGKDKRSPFFSHRPKEQVDEMEEEEEEEEDEGELKRESREGLQRWTKRGKALPLKRKAAQQLKRQHEVPHHSKEDTEEEEEKRKRGMQRSPEEKELQMIARRGPEEEGSGSRKSEEPEIESLAAIESELENVAQKLHEMRRG from the exons ATGATCGGGAGAGGACTGTTCGTTTTGACCGTACTGTCCAACTGCG TTCTGTCATTGCCGGTGACTTCAAGTCAGCTGGAGAATGAAGACGTACAG gtgaTGAAATGCATCGTGGAGGCGTTGGCAGACGTGCTATCAAGGCCCCACCCCATGCCTGTCAGTCAGGAGTGTTTGGTCACACTGAAGACAG ATGACAGGCTTGTTTCTATCCTTCGCCATCACAACTTCCTGAAGGAGCTGCAGGAGATCGCCGTTCAAG GTGGTCAGGAGAGAGCTCAGCTGCAGAGAGACGCCGGTGCACCTGAATCAACCACGCAAACTCCTCAGACTGCAGATGTTGCTG ATCGATCCATGTTGGAGGCTTTAGGAGGCCCAGGTGAACGATCCATCCTGTCCCAGAAGAGGAGGACAGgaaatggagacagagaggaagaaaagcatGTGAGCCTTGGAGACAGAGAGTCACAGGAGGACAGTGACATCGTTGAAGAGGTGCAAGTGAAGAGGGAAGATGACGAGGGCCCGGGAAGTCACATCTCTGAGGCTGCGGATGAGTGGAGTGAGGGCAGGGctgaaaagagagaggaagaagaggaagagtatGGACAGAAGAGAGCAAATTCAGGGGAGGAAAACATGATCAAGGATAAGAAAG GTGCTGGATCTGAACCCAGACACAAATCAAAAGCAAAGAAGTTTGATAAAGAAGATGAAGGGGGGAAAGACAAGAGATCTCCATTTTTCTCACATAGGCCTAAAGAACAGGTGGACGagatggaagaggaggaagaggaggaagaggatgaaggAGAGCTGAAGAGAGAGAGTAGGGAGGGCCTACAGCGTTGGACCAAGAGGGGCAAGGCGTTGCCACTAAAGAGAAAAGCAGCGCAGCAGCTCAAGAGACAGCATGAAGTGCCACATCATTCAAAAGaagacacagaggaagaggaggagaagaggaagagaggcatGCAGAGGAGTCCGGAGGAGAAGGAGCTGCAAATGATCGCAAGGAGGGGACCTGAGGAAGAAGGGAGCGGCAGCCGGAAGTCAGAG GAGCCAGAGATTGAAAGCCTGGCAGCCATCGAGTCAGAGCTTGAAAACGTTGCCCAGAAACTCCACGAGATGCGGCGAggct
- the LOC117271115 gene encoding phospholipase B1, membrane-associated-like: MEWLWIAVATCMLTSRSVKGNDWWWEYEEGIRHYSKEALNKEFPEKTRPVSFKHPVFQCPDMSPSHSVPTSVEYVKAADIKVIAALGDSLTTAIGANATTVLGIPIEFRHVSWSIGGYGSFEDVITLANIIKLFNPNLLGAAPGKTVHGMQAHISETGFNLAVTGHNTFNLPGQTRHLIDTLRAYEGLNFEEDWKLLTILMGMNDICDYCKDKVLFSVDNFIHYITVSLEMLMNEVPRMIVNVVQILPMQTLREVQKPTPGCLLQRSFCSCLIEPVAKSPELRELIEVNLEFQKRLETLLLSDRFFRKDFAVVLQPFLKHADPPRLPNGKIDMTFFTHDCFHFTIKGHEELAKGLWNNMFQPEGGKMIVSSFSDPISLICPPLEHPYIFTRPVAARSGQPPQPSGALSQAAVFLLLLLLVGLTCPGFL, translated from the exons GAGTTTCCAGAGAAAACTCGACCAGTGAGCTTCAAGCATCCTGTGTTCCAGTGTCCAGACATGAGTCCTTCTCACTCTGTCCCCACCTCAG TTGAATATGTGAAGGCGGCAGATATCAAAGTCATCGCTGCCTTGGGGGATTCTCTGACA ACGGCCATAGGTGCCAACGCCACCACTGTCCTCGGGATTCCCATTGAGTTTCGTCACGTCTCGTGGAG CATCGGAGGCTACGGGTCATTTGAGGATGTCATTACTTTGGCAA ACATCATCAAGCTGTTCAATCCCAATCTGCTCGGCGCTGCTCCCGGCAAGACAGTTCACGGGATGCAGGCTCATATCAGCGAGACAGGCTTCAACCTGGCTGTGACTGGACACAACACCTT CAATCTCCCCGGTCAGACGAGACATTTGATCGACACGCTGAGAGCTTATGAG GGTCTGAACTTCGAGGAGGACTGGAAGCTTTTAACCATTCTCATGGGCATGAATGACATCTGTGATTACTGCAAAGATAAG GTTCTGTTCTCAGTGGATAACTTCATTCACTATATCACCGTCTCCTTGGAAATGCTTATGAATGAG GTTCCTCGTATGATCGTTAATGTCGTGCAGATCCTGCCCATGCAGACTCTGAGGGAGGTGCAGAAGCCCACCCCAGGGTGCCTTCTCCAAAG GTCTTTCTGCTCGTGCCTGATCGAGCCAGTAGCCAAGTCTCCTGAGCTTCGGGAGCTGATAGAAGTCAATCTGGAGTTCCAG AAAAGACTCGAGACGCTGCTGCTGAGCGATCGTTTCTTCAGGAAGGACTTTGCCGTCGTTCTCCAGCCCTTCCTGAAACACGCTGACCCTCCCCGCCTCCCG AACGGGAAGATCGATATGACCTTCTTCACTCACGACTGCTTCCACTTCACCATAAAGGGGCACGAGGAGCTGGCTAAAGGACTGTGGAACAACATG TTTCAGCCTGAGGGAGGAAAGATGATTGTGAGCAGCTTCTCTGACCCCATCAGTCTCATCTGTCCACCCTTG GAACACCCGTACATCTTCACCCGACCAGTTGCAGCCAGATCAGGTCAGCCCCCGCAGCCGTCTGGCGCTCTGTCACAGGCAGCCGTcttcctgctgctcctgctcctcGTGGGTTTGACATGTCCTGGATTTCTGTAG